One Ooceraea biroi isolate clonal line C1 chromosome 6, Obir_v5.4, whole genome shotgun sequence genomic window carries:
- the LOC105284593 gene encoding uncharacterized protein LOC105284593 isoform X2, which yields MYMLTLIHVYMKIIVAIVCGYRSSIRNVVYVQELYQKEQTLEKNKTLLIKRSKRKTLNDDKYVVNRNTNTYYQTYSKLQSYAYNGEGEESCDFNNVELTNTKGTNKRDADATCNLKFEDSESEKKKLDKILECDNSPNFDVLMTESVDSVDTDKEKKENVQISNESCSNVPRYASYASSENNETLVKTCKHDVSNMQDTSVYDKGCETNMLFEDFLEVCTELSIPHGWSCLITSKGHDTTVVYLYMNITKNGLPFVEKQIFIRSDMVLHYSVANTEIDPLVHNLIKERKHNKIRSLLDVEILIAEFDQRAVCQGICDSRDYKSVDAIKVLYMDGVKWRHISCPLILNNDNSRCTRCATLSRFLLLTKF from the exons ATGTATATGCTTACGttgatacatgtatatatgaaaattatagtAGCTATTGTTTGCGGTTATAGGTCAAGTATAAGAAATGTCGTTTACGTCCAGGAGCTGTACCAG AAGGAGCAAActttagagaaaaataaaactttgttgATAAAAAGATCTAAACGGAAGACTCTGAACGATGATAAATATGTAGTCAATAGAAATACCAATACGTATTATCAGACTTATTCCAAATTACAAAGTTACGCATACAACGGTGAGGGTGAAGAAAGTtgtgattttaataatgttgaaTTAACTAACACTAAAGGTACGAATAAGAGAGATGCAGACGCTActtgtaatttaaaattcgaGGATTCAGAGTCCGAGAAGAAAAAGTTGGATAAGATACTCGAGTGTGACAATAGCCCTAATTTCGATGTTTTAATGACCGAGTCTGTAGACAGTGTGGACacagataaagagaaaaaagagaacgttCAGATATCTAACGAGTCGTGCAGTAACGTTCCGAGATACGCCTCGTACGCCTCTTCCGAAAACAACGAAACATTGGTTAAAACGTGCAAACATGATGTTTCCAATATGCAGGATACGTCGGTATATGATAAAGGCTGTGAAACTAACATGttatttgaagattttctTGAAGTGTGTACAGAATTATCTATACCGCATGGTTGGTCCTGCTTGATAACGTCAAAAGGACACGATACAACAGTGGTATAtctttatatgaatattaccAAGAATGGATTGCCTTTTGTagagaaacaaatttttataagaagtGATATGGTATTACATTATTCTGTAGCAAACACGGAAATTGATCCACTTGTGCACAATCTTATAAAGGAGAGAAAACACAATAAAATCAGAAGCTTATTGGATGTAGAAATACTAATCGCTGAATTTGATCAACGAGCTGTTTGCCAAG gTATATGTGATTCGAGAGACTACAAAAGTGTCGATGCGATTAAAGTTCTTTACATGGATGGAGTCAAATGGCGACATATCTCGTGTCCATTGATTCTTAATAACGATAACTCCAGATGTACAAGATGCGCTACTTTGTCGCGTTTCTTACTATTAACCAAATTTTGA
- the LOC105284593 gene encoding uncharacterized protein LOC105284593 isoform X1 — protein MTRKCALCKGTNYKNNYSFFSAPKDAETRKKWQVALALENYTVTDDTYVCSKHFNKNDIITHWISGVPPQVVKVKYKKCRLRPGAVPGRNSYSVSNSRSTDQHEININDFSIFKKEQTLEKNKTLLIKRSKRKTLNDDKYVVNRNTNTYYQTYSKLQSYAYNGEGEESCDFNNVELTNTKGTNKRDADATCNLKFEDSESEKKKLDKILECDNSPNFDVLMTESVDSVDTDKEKKENVQISNESCSNVPRYASYASSENNETLVKTCKHDVSNMQDTSVYDKGCETNMLFEDFLEVCTELSIPHGWSCLITSKGHDTTVVYLYMNITKNGLPFVEKQIFIRSDMVLHYSVANTEIDPLVHNLIKERKHNKIRSLLDVEILIAEFDQRAVCQGICDSRDYKSVDAIKVLYMDGVKWRHISCPLILNNDNSRCTRCATLSRFLLLTKF, from the exons ATGACCCGTAAGTGTGCGTTGTGTAAAGGGACTAATTACAAGAACAATTATAGCTTTTTCTCAGCACCTAAAGATGCAGAAACGCGTAAAAAATGGCAAGTTGCTCTTGCTCTTGAAAATTACACCGTCACGGATGACACGTATGTATGTAGCAAACACTTTAACAAGAATGATATCATTACGCACTGGATTAGCGGAGTACCGCCACAAGTAGTCAAA GTCAAGTATAAGAAATGTCGTTTACGTCCAGGAGCTGTACCAGGTAGAAATTCTTATTCAGTTAGCAATTCACGGTCAACGGACCAACacgagataaatattaatgatttttcgaTATTCAAGAAGGAGCAAActttagagaaaaataaaactttgttgATAAAAAGATCTAAACGGAAGACTCTGAACGATGATAAATATGTAGTCAATAGAAATACCAATACGTATTATCAGACTTATTCCAAATTACAAAGTTACGCATACAACGGTGAGGGTGAAGAAAGTtgtgattttaataatgttgaaTTAACTAACACTAAAGGTACGAATAAGAGAGATGCAGACGCTActtgtaatttaaaattcgaGGATTCAGAGTCCGAGAAGAAAAAGTTGGATAAGATACTCGAGTGTGACAATAGCCCTAATTTCGATGTTTTAATGACCGAGTCTGTAGACAGTGTGGACacagataaagagaaaaaagagaacgttCAGATATCTAACGAGTCGTGCAGTAACGTTCCGAGATACGCCTCGTACGCCTCTTCCGAAAACAACGAAACATTGGTTAAAACGTGCAAACATGATGTTTCCAATATGCAGGATACGTCGGTATATGATAAAGGCTGTGAAACTAACATGttatttgaagattttctTGAAGTGTGTACAGAATTATCTATACCGCATGGTTGGTCCTGCTTGATAACGTCAAAAGGACACGATACAACAGTGGTATAtctttatatgaatattaccAAGAATGGATTGCCTTTTGTagagaaacaaatttttataagaagtGATATGGTATTACATTATTCTGTAGCAAACACGGAAATTGATCCACTTGTGCACAATCTTATAAAGGAGAGAAAACACAATAAAATCAGAAGCTTATTGGATGTAGAAATACTAATCGCTGAATTTGATCAACGAGCTGTTTGCCAAG gTATATGTGATTCGAGAGACTACAAAAGTGTCGATGCGATTAAAGTTCTTTACATGGATGGAGTCAAATGGCGACATATCTCGTGTCCATTGATTCTTAATAACGATAACTCCAGATGTACAAGATGCGCTACTTTGTCGCGTTTCTTACTATTAACCAAATTTTGA